The Natronocella acetinitrilica DNA segment GCATCCAGACGCTCGACAGCACTGTCGATGCGCGGCACATCCTGCACTACGCGAGCCGACACTTCGCCCTGGAGGGCCGGCATTACAAAGTAACCAGCGGTAATCGCATCGCTGACAGGAGAATTCCCGGTGAGTCGCTTACATGCTCTGAGTTTCTGCAGCGCGTCTGCCACCGCCGCGCGATTGAAGTGGTGGTGTTACTCACTTCCGCAGGAGACGCGGGTCCATTCGAGAACGAAGAGCCCCCCACAGAATACGATGCTGACACACTCGCTGAGGACGCTGACCATCATGACGACTGGCACGATGATCCGCTCGACCTCCACTACGAGAGCGAACTGGATATGGATGAGTGCATTGGCGACGATTGGGATGCAGATGGCAGCCGCATGGAAGCATGACCTCAACCACCGGTACGCCAGATGCTTCAGTATGCCCTTAGAAAAATCCTGACGATTCCGGTGCGGTCAGGCATCATCAAGCTATCCGCCCATAAGGGAGAAGGGCCTGCAAATGGATTTTCACCGCATCAACCATAAAGGAGAATCGCACGGACCGAGACATCGGCACGGCTTCCACGGTGCAACTCTGCCTGTGTCGCTGGCAGTCCTCCTGGCGATTCCGTTCCCGTCGATAGCCACCAGCAACGAGTGGAACACCAGCCTACACACTGACCCGATGACCGACCGCGTTATAGTCACTGTTTCCCATCCCTCGGGTTTAAACGTGGAATGCCATGAGCGCGGTTTCCCTACCGTCGAATACGGTCCCTTACGCGCCGAGCGCGGACAGCGCATACCTGTCCGTACCCGAGTCGATAACGCCCCGTCACGCATGCTTGCCTGGCTTGCCGACCAATATGGTGTCGCGCTCAGTGGGCGGGAGGCCGCGTCTTTCCTGGTGGAAGCGGGAGATGGCGACACGCTCCTCATTCGCAATGAGATGGGCCTCTCGGACTTCCGCGCGGGGGAGATCGTCTCGATCAATCTTTCTGGCTTGCGTAACGCGCTTGATGATTGTCCCGGCGGCTTCGACCGGCTTTTCAACATTGCATCGGGTGAAGAGCGGACCGCCAGGGAACCGAGTATTCGCTGGGAAAGCTCTCCCAATCAAACACATGCTGGGCCGGGAAGAGATCGCACACGGTTTGTGTCGGTTTGGGCCGATCGGGTAAGAAACGCTTGGGAGCGTCCGTCCGGGACGGCTCGAGGCGCCACGGCAGACGTCGCGGTGGCACTTCGCTCTACCGGTCACGTTGATCACATCGAGATCGTTCGGAGTAGCGGAGATCGAAACTTCGATCAGTCAGTCATCGCCGCAATTCAGGCTGCCTCGCCGCTTCCGGTACCTGACAGTGCAGAAGCGTTCCAGAGAGCGAACCTCGACAAGGTGACGTTCCGCTTTAATCCGGATGGAAGCTAAAACCATGGTGTTGATGAAGCTCGATGCGGCAAAACCAATCATTAAGAGCAGCGCACTGATGCGCAAATTCAGCGTGGCAGCCAGTGCATTCCTGACTGCCGAGCTACGCCAAGATTCGTATATCAAACAGGACGCCGTGAAGCCTGTCGTCACCACGGACGGCGCTCAGGGGCCGTATGCCTAGTACGAGTCGCCCGACTCCGCTCAAGAGCCGCCAGACGGCAACTTACCGCGGCGTTCTAGATATTCATGGATCGCGTCCCGAATAACGTCTGAGCGCGTTGGGATACCGCCGCTTGCAGAGTGTGCTTCAACTCGACACGTGTCGATGAGCTTGAGCAGATGCTCATCGAGTCGAACGTTCACCTGCCGCTGTTTCTGCTCCGTCACGACGGATGTTCTCCTCGCATCATCAATGTGGACCTCAGTCTAATTGTCTCCTGCATTTTTGTATAGCACATATACTCCTTGACAAATATGGTTTGCCTGTTCACAGTAATCCTGTCGCTTTGCTATACAGCGTTACAGCGCGACACCTTATTGCTGACACAGGAGAATCGCCATGATGCTGGTATCTGACTTCCCTACCAGACCTGACCTCGACTTCGACGGGACTTTCGTACTCAATTACAGTCGTCAGCTGGCGAAGCTGCGGGACGGGCGCGTCCTGGGCATCGGCGTCGAGGACACCTCCGGTTCCACCGAAGTACTTGTTCGTGTTCCTCACTCGGCGGCAGTGCAACGCGGCCCACGCCGAAAGCAGCTTCGCCATCTGCGGCTCCGCACAATTGCAACGCGCCGCAACGGAGCTTCAAGTGGAGTCGTTAACGCAGTGATTGTCGGTTGCTCCAAGCCATGCCCGGGAAAGCTCATCGCATCGACCATGGCCGCTTCGGTTCAATCGACTGCGCTGCATCGCCTGGATCGAATCCTGGACGACGCCCTAACTCTCCCAGCGGTGCGTACTTTCGTCAGAGACGTTTTCTCTGACTCAGCGCTGCGGGATGCTTTCATCACGGCAAGCGCAAGCCGGGATTACCATCACGCGTATCCAGGCGGACTTTTGGTTCACTCTGTAGACATTGTTGAGAGACTGGCAGCAGTAACTCACGACGAACCAGATGCACTGCAGCGTCAGTGCGCCTTGGTCGTCGGTCTCCTACACGATGTCGGCAAGCTGGCACCTACCCTGGTCGGGCGACACGGCATCTGGGCGAGTGAGCACGCGCTGCTGAATACTCATCTCGTCGACACGGCCCTCTCTCGACTTAAGTTTCGAGACAAGGAAGCGTGGGGCACGATGCTGCATCTCTTTCACGTCGTGGCTGGCATCGTGGCACCAGGCCGCATGCCGGTCGGGCTTCTGCTGCAAAGCCTCGATCGTTACAGCGCAGCGAGAGACGGGAAGCGATTGGCGTTTGCGCGGTCCCGGCAGGCCGATCGCATCGCATCGATTCAACCAAGCACAGGAGGAGCAAACCGCGTGTTCATTCGCTCCAGGGAGTGCAGGGGCACCAGCGTCGCAACTCAGTCTGTCTAACGCGGACTTTCTCGCCAGCATCGCAGTTCATGGGCATGAGAGCCACGATCCAGGCTCTCATGCCTTCTGGTTCACGAGGGCGTCGACATTTGCGGGCCAAATCATCGCAGCGCGCACGCGTCGAAGGAGCCCGTTGCTCCAGCGGTTGCCCTCTCCGCGTCTAGGGTTACTCAATTTTCCCCAGTCAGGCTTGACGACATCCGGGGTTGGTTAGCGCATCCGGTTGGTCCGCTCCCGTTTTAGCGTGCCGGAAAAGCCCTCGCCGGCTCCGTTGTAACCGCAATGACCAACCGCACTCACCGAGCAGACGGTTCAGGGCTGCAGAACCGCAGTCACCTCCTTGCGTAGCATTTCCATGTCGGAGCCAGGTCGGCTTGAGCACATGGCAGGCGAGATACAGTTGATCGCCGACGCCGATCGCTAGAGATGGTGCGAGAGACGCAAGAAGAGCATGCGAGGAGCATCTCGAGGCCGCAAGAGATTCAAGTAATCGACGCGACCATAGGGCTCAGGCGGGCCGCCGATCTTCCGCTTCTTTTGATATCAATGACTCTGCGGGTATACCCAGGCCGCTGTGCAGTTTGCGCACCATCGATAGAGTGAGGCCGCGTTTTCGGTTGAGAACCTCGTAAACTCGGTTTCGGCGTCCGATCATGGGCTCCAGATCCTTTACAGCAAGGCCACGCTGCTCCATGACAAATTTGATCGCCTCTATCGGATCAGGGAGGTCCATGGGGAAGTTCTTGCGCTCATACGCTTCCACAAGCGTAACCAGGACGTCCAGCCGATCGCCATCCAGAGTATCAGGCTCTGCCGCCATCAACGTTTCGATGTCGCGCAAGGCGGTCTGATAATCTGCATCGCTACGAATTGGCTTGATGTCCATTGCCACCTCTAGACCGTTTGAGCGTCGATCTCGTCGTACTGCTTGTGTGTGCCGATGAATCGGATATACACCACGCGGTAGTGATAGTTGATCCAGACCACCAGTCGATACTTGTTTCCCGCAAGATTAAACACGACCCGCCCGTCCTTGAGGACGCTGGCATTACGGAAGTCGGATTTGACGTCCGCCGGGCTACTCCAGTCTGCCTTGCTCACATGCCGGTACCAGGCCTTCGCCTGTTCCTCAACATCGCGATACTGGGTACTTTCC contains these protein-coding regions:
- a CDS encoding energy transducer TonB; translation: MLAWLADQYGVALSGREAASFLVEAGDGDTLLIRNEMGLSDFRAGEIVSINLSGLRNALDDCPGGFDRLFNIASGEERTAREPSIRWESSPNQTHAGPGRDRTRFVSVWADRVRNAWERPSGTARGATADVAVALRSTGHVDHIEIVRSSGDRNFDQSVIAAIQAASPLPVPDSAEAFQRANLDKVTFRFNPDGS
- a CDS encoding ribbon-helix-helix domain-containing protein, translating into MTEQKQRQVNVRLDEHLLKLIDTCRVEAHSASGGIPTRSDVIRDAIHEYLERRGKLPSGGS
- a CDS encoding helix-turn-helix domain-containing protein; this encodes MDIKPIRSDADYQTALRDIETLMAAEPDTLDGDRLDVLVTLVEAYERKNFPMDLPDPIEAIKFVMEQRGLAVKDLEPMIGRRNRVYEVLNRKRGLTLSMVRKLHSGLGIPAESLISKEAEDRRPA
- a CDS encoding type II toxin-antitoxin system HigB family toxin — translated: MRVIALSTIKRFWEESTQYRDVEEQAKAWYRHVSKADWSSPADVKSDFRNASVLKDGRVVFNLAGNKYRLVVWINYHYRVVYIRFIGTHKQYDEIDAQTV